ATCGATGCAATAGACTTTTGCGGCATTCCGCTGAAGCAGGCAATCCGTAAAACCGCCAGTGGAGGCGCCTATATCCAGTCCGACCTTTCCTGTTACATCCAGGTCAAATGAATCCAGAGCTGCTTCCAGTTTGATGCCGCCACGGCTTGCGTACTTCAATCCTTGCAGAATGCGAACGTCTGAATCTTCCGGCACAAGCTGTCCGGCTTTTGCTGCGGGAACACTTCCAATCAAAACCTGACCCGCAAGAATCAGTTTTTGAGCTGCTTCACGACTTTCGACAAGGCCGCGCTGGACCAGAAGTTGATCCAATCGTTGTTTTCCAAACACCTAATGTTTCCGGTTTAGAATGTATTCCGCGAACGAAATGAGATATTGATTCCTATCAAAATTGGCAACAGCCGCCGCAGCAGCTTGCATTAAGTCTGCCGCGAGTTTTCTACTCTCCTGGAGGCCAAGAATGGCTGGATAGGTCGCTTTGCCGGCGTGTTGATCTTTGCCTGCTGTTTTGCCCAGAGATTGCGTTGTTCCTTCCACGTCCAGGATGTCATCCACAATCTGAAATGCGAGACCGACTGCTTCTCCGTATTGTGAAAACGCCCGTTCCACTTCTGGTCCTTTCTTCAAAATCACGGCAGGCGCAGTGGCGCAATACCCAAGAAGCGCCGCGGTTTTCATTGCATGGATCATTTCGAGGTCGACCCGGTCTAGCGTTTTTGCTTCTCCCAGAATATCGAGAACCTGCCCACCAATCATGCCCTGCGTGCCCGCTGCTCTTGTCAAGAGGGAAATCAATCTGCAACGTGTTTCCGGTTCGTAGTGGGCATTGCTTAGAATTTCCAGGCCAGCAGTCAGGAGAGCATCTCCCGCAAGAATGGCGATTGCTTCCCCAAATACTCTGTGATTGGTTGGTTTTCCGCGGCGAAAGTCATCATTGTCCATGCTGGGTAGATCATCGTGGATCAAGGAATAGGTGTGAATCATTTCCACGGATGCGGCTGCCGGTAATAGTTCTTCAACATCCGCTCCCAAAGTTTCGCCTGCCAGGAACACAAGAGCTGGACGCAAACGCTTTCCACCCGCAAACAAGCTGTATCGCATCGCGCGATAAATAGGGACAGGAGCTGCGTCCTCCGCCGGGATGAGTTTTTCGAGATAGGAATTGATTAGTTGCCGGTAGTGTTCTAGTTCCATAACTAAGAGTTAAACACTTACTTCTCGGGCTCAAAGGGTATCGCTTTGTACTGTCCCTGCGAATCTTTGACGAGCATATCGACTTTCTTTTCTGCTTCTTCCAATTTTTGGGAGCAGTACCTGGTCAGTTTCACTCCACGTTCGAACAGAATGAGCGCTTCTTCGAGTTTTGCTTCCCCTGTTTCCAATTGTTTCACTATTCCTTCTAATTCTTTCAAAGCAAGCTCAAACGAAGATGGTTCTTGATTCGCGGGTAAGAAAGTTTCAGTCATGATCGATCTCCTTTACTTCGCATTTCAAACGGCCGCGGTGCAATCGAATTCGAATCTCTTTTCCGGGCGCTGTCTGGACGGCGTCCTTCAGAATCGCGCCCTCCGGAGTGCTCGAGATACTATAACCTCGCTCCAGGACGGCAAGAGGGCTCAGCGAGTCCAGTTTTCCATCATAGCGTTCGATGGCGCGGTGAACGGTATGGATTCGCCGTTGCACTCCGTTTTGCATTTTGTTGAACAACTCGATCAACCGTGATCGTTTGAGCTGAATCAAATGCATGAGTTGCGCGGGACTCATTTTTTGTTGACAGGACAGAAAACGGCGGGCTTGAATTTGATGATAGCGGGTTAAACCACTTCTCAGCCGGCCCTCAAAATCATCGACCATTTGCTGCTGTGTGCGAATTTTTTGCGGAAAGCCTGCCAGTGCGCGGTGTTGACTTGCCACATTCGCGCGGTTCCTTAAGTACAGCAGCCGGCTCTGCAAGCATGCGTTCATCCTTTTCGACAGATTTTGCAGTGATTCCGCAAACTCGCTCTTTTTCCCGATCACCAGCTCCGCTGCGGCGGAGGGAGTGGGAGCGCGAAGATCGGCCACAAAATCAGAGATCGTTGTATCCGTTTCATGTCCCACAGCAGAAATCACCGGTATACGCGACGCAGCAATCGCGCGGGCAACCAGCTCTTCATTGAATGGCCAAAGATCTTCAATGGAGCCTCCCCCGCGGGCCAGGATAATCACTTCGATCGTTTTTGATAGATTCAAAGCGCGCAGTCCTTCGATAATCGAAGGAGCTGCCTCTTCTCCCTGTACGGTTGCGGGAAAAATCAAAATGTGAAGATTTGCAAAACGCCGGTTCAGAATGTTGAGAATGTCCCGAATTGCGGCTCCGGTTCGCGAAGTAATGATGCCAATTTTCTTAGGGAACATGGGGATGGGACGCTTTCGCGAAGATTCGAACAGTCCTTCGGTTTTGAGTTTCTCCTTCAACTGCTCAAAAGCCGCATAAAGATCTCCTTTGCCGTGCGGCACAATTTGAACAATGTCAATTTGATAGCATCCTTGAGGCTCATACACGGTAAGTCTTCCGTGAACCATCACTTTCATCCCGTTTTTTGGCTGCCATTTTAAGAAACGATGGGATGACTTCCACATCACCGCTTTCAAAAGTGATTTCGAATCCTTCAGATTGAAGTAAAAATGACCGGAGCTTGGTTGTGTAAAATTGGAGACTTCTCCTTCGACCCACACCATGGGATACGTAGCTTCGACGAGCAGTTTCATCTCCGCGTTTAGTTCGGAGACGGAATAGACCCGGACCGGGGATGCAGTTTCAGACGCAGAGGAGCCCGAACTTTGTCCGAACAGAGGCCTCTGCTGCATCAGTTCTCTCCTTTGCGTGTGATTCGTTCAATGCTGAGAGCGTGTCCCGTTTCAGGATCCAGCCGAACCAACATCGCTTGCAAAATGGGATTCTCTTTGGCCACTTCAAAACGTGTGGGGATTTGATCCAGGAATTTTTGAATGATCTGGTCTTTGTCAATTCCAATTACAGAATCGTACGGTCCGCTCATTCCCACATCGGTCACGTAGGCTGTTCCCGCAGGAAGAACTCGTTGATCGGCCGTGGGTACGTGCGTGTGAGTTCCGAATACCGCTGTAACTTTTCCATCCAGATACCATCCCATGGCCTGTTTTTCGGAGGAAGCTTCACCATGCATATCCACGAAGATGATGGGGGTCTCTTTGCGAATTCTATCCACAATCTGCATGCCGATCGCGAAAGGGTCCTCTGAGGGTCCCATGAAAATTCTCCCCTGTAAGTTCACGACTCCAGCTTTTTGTCCACTTTTCGTTTGAACGATCGCAAACCCCTTGCCCGGGACGCTGGCAGGATAATTGGCGGGGCGCAAGAGCCTGCCTTCCTTACTAATATATTCGAGGATCTCTTTTTTGTCCCATATATGATTTCCCGAAGTCAGCACATCGACACCCGTCCGGTAGAGTTGATCCGCCGTATCCGGCGTTACGCCGAATCCATGCGCGATATTTTCCGCGTTGGCGATGATGAAATCGAGACCGTGTTCCTGAATGAGCGACGGCAAAAACATTTCAATCATCTCGCGCCCGGGCTTCCCCACAACATCGCCTATTAACAATACGTTCATTTCCACCTGTTAGAATTGTTTTTGGAAGGCGAAAAGCGTCTTCGCGTCAGGACGCGTTGACGCGGGGACGCGCAAACGCGCAGACGAATAAAGCTCCCCCGCACCAACGTGAGACCGGATTATTGAACCTGCTCCAAGCAGGTGGGTGCTTCGCGATTACTTCAGGCTTCCTCAAAACAGAGGCATGCACACCATAATCTGACGAGAAGCTCCCATTCTTGATTTGTTGGTTCAAGAATCTCCATTGCCTCACGATCTTAGCAGGGGAGCCAGTGGTTGACATATAGTCCAATTTTTGAACAGAAGCACGCAAAGAGCGCGAAGAAAATAATCTTTGCTTCCTTCGCGAACTTCTGTTCAAAATTCATAGGGATTCCAGAATCTTGTTCAGTTTCTCTGTCCGCTGCTCGACTTCCCGATCCACATCTTGTTTCTGGCGTCTCAGTTGAAAAAACTCATCTGTAATATTCAGCGCAGCCAGAACAGCGATTTTTAGTGAATCGACTGTTGGAGTTCCTGATGCAATTTCTCTCATCTTAATGTCGACATACCTGGCAATATTTCTAATGTATTCGGGATCGGCGCCGGCGCGAATCTGATAATTTTGACCGTAAATTTCCACTTGTATTTTTGTGTCCATCAAAAGTTTATTCTAGCACGTCAAATTTTTGCTTCCAATTCCTCCAAATGAGAGATGAGCCTTTCAATTTTTGCCTTCACTTCATCCCGTTCCTTTTTCAATCCGGAAATCTGGTCCTGAAGATGATTGTTTTCTTCTGCGGAACGGGACCATCTTTCCATATCCGTCTTGAGCGTGTGAATTGCCTTATCGCTTTCCTCGCTTTTTCTTAGAAGATGCTCATTCTCTGATTTCAGGGCTTTCATGGCAGAGAGCAATTTCTTAATCTTCTCTTCAAGAACGTCCAGTTGTTGAAAGTCCATTGTTTATGACTCCCTCAATCGTTTTGTTCAAGTAGTACGAACAACATTCTAACATTTTTCACACCTGCACGCAGGAGATTGGATTTGTATAATTAGCAAGCATGAAGCGCTTTTTGCTGCTGCTTACCGCGTTTTTGTTGCCTCTGTGGGTGGCTGCTCAATTCGAGGTAAGCGTCACAGAGATTACGGTTTGGGCTCGTGTAGTGGATTCTTCCGGAAATCCGATCAAGGGGCTTACCGAAAAGGATTTTGAAGTTTTTGAAGACGGAAAGCAGCAGCCATTAAGTTGTTTTCAAGAACGGGACGTTGAATCGGGAGAGGAGGCTATCGTCTTAGAGGACGAAGTAAAGGTTACTGCAAAGATTCCCGCGCGAAGGTTCGTGCTGTTTTTGGATTTGTTCAACACTTCGCCACCGGAGTATTTGAGAGTGCGCGACAAAATGGGAGAATTCTTGAATCAAATTCGAGGAACCGGCTGGGAAGTCATGCTGGCAGCTTTAACTGAGAAGGGAAAACTCGGCGTGATTGCACCTTTGACTTCGAATCTTCCGAGCATCCGGACTTTGCTTTTGAAAGCGCGTGCAAATGGAATGCGCGATGCGCGCGAAAAAAACAATTTGCGGAATATCAGATTTATGCTCGAAAAAGCAAAAGAAGATCCTCAGTTCAGAGATGTATATGTTCAGAGGGCCTTTTCGATGGCGCGAACATACGCTCGCGAGGAAGAACGAAATAGCGAGCTTTCGATTGAGGCACTCGAAAGTTTTGCCGCGTATTTGTTGCAGCAACGGCCTTCCGAAGAACACACGATCATTGTTTATGTTTCCGGTGGATTCCATGCAGATCCGGGGCGGCGCTACTATGAAATGGTCCAGGCTTTCCTAGAACGGGAAGAGGGCGCTTTATCCTTGGGCACTTTTAGCGACACGAGCTTTAATATTCGAAGGCTTGTGAAGAACAGTGTAGGAAAGTTGAACAAAATGAATATGACGTTGTACACGATTAATACAAGAGGTATGTATGATGGTAGCGACAACACCGATGCCAGCGATCCGGCTTTCGTTCGATTCAGTAATACATTTCTGCAGGACTACCAGGAATCGCTTGCTCAGATTGCTGAAGAAACGGGCGGAGCTTTTTTTCAAAATTCGCAAAATTTTAAGAAAGGCTTTGATCTGATTCTGACAGATTTAAGCCATCAGTATGAGCTCTGTTATCGTTCAAACGCAGAGAAGACATCAGGGAAATATCACAAGATTGAGGTTCGCACGAAACGGGAAGGCGCTCGAGTTCGCCACCGAAAAGGCTATTGGGGTTGACGAAGATGAAGCAATTTTTAGATGTGCCGGCAAACAGATATTTCGGCTTTCAATTGATATCACGATCCGCTGAAGGGGCCCGCATCTCCATGGAAATGAAGCAGGATCAACTCCAGGAAGAAGGTGTTCTGCATGGGGGCATCATCAGCGCGATGGCGGATACTGCAGCCGTTTATTCGTTCTATCCGGATCTGGAATCGACGCGGATGATGACAAGCATTGAATTCAAAGTAAATTTTCTGAACGCTGCTTTGCCTGGTAAAGGTGCCCTGATTGCCGAATCAAAAATTTTGAAGCGGGGAAAGCGTACCGGAGTCTGTGAAGTGGAAGTGACTCAAGCAGGGAAGCTGGTTGCAAAAGGCATCTTCACGTACTTATTTTTTGAGCGTTCGTAGTGTCGCGCAGTTCAGCACAAAGAATTCTTCTGATGAATCATAGATCCATAAGGATCCGGAGTAGATCTTTAATTTTTTGCATCGTGGTGAGTGAGACAGCTCCCATACGGCTGATTAAACGATCTTTCGAGACAGAGCGGACATCCTCACATTTGGGTTAGTGGGAGCGCGGGCATCCCTGCCCGCAATGAACTCGTCGAGCTACAATGTTTTTGCGGACTGGAAGTCCGCGCTCCAACTGACTTTTTGGACAGTCTCCCGCGCCACTTTGTTTAGCGAAGCTCGATCGCAAAGTTTTCGGAGAGAGCACGTACAATCGTGTCGAACATCCGGTCAACTTCTTCCGATGTTAGAGTGCGGTCGGTGGCCTGAAAGGTGAATCGCAGGGACAAACTGACTTTGCCGGAAGGAATATTCTTTCCCTGGTAGCGGTCCACTAATTTCCATGCGCGAAGGGCCGGAACATCCATCCGGTTAAACACATCTTCCAGTTGTGAGAACCGTACGTCACTGCTTATGAGAAACGAAACATCCCGCTCCACGAAAGGATAGGGGATCAACGGGTTGTAGGTAAGCCGTCGTTGCGGCAACTGAATCAGATCACTCAAGTAGATTTCGCATAGCTGAAGCGGCTGGGATTCCGAGTGAGTTTGAATCATTCTACCGATGTTCTTGCCTTCTACGAAAATAGAGCCATCCCGGATTGTCGGTTCACCATATAGCAAAGCCGACAGCATGGATTCCATTATTCCTTTCAGATCGCGATGTTCCACGAGCATTGCGATCCCTAAAGCGATTTTTTCCGTTTCGGGCAGGAAGACGCGCCCTATCTCAAACAATCTCACATCTTCATTTCGATGACGGAGATTGTAAGCGACAGATTCCTGCAGACCGGGAAGCAATGATGTCCGCAAGGCCGGCGCTATTTCGGAGAGCGGGTTGATGATCCGGATCGCTTCTTCAGTCGATTCGTTTACAAACGAAAACGTGTAGGCTTCCTCCAAACCTGCGCCTCTCAAGAATTGGTTCACAGCGCGTTCGAGCTGGAAAGTTGAATGATCGGCCTGGTATCTTTTCTCCGCTTTTGGGAGAGTGCTGGGAATATTGTTATAGCCGAAATGTCTGGCGATTTCTTCAATCAAATCAATCTCACGAAAAATGTCTACGCGAAAGGAGGGGACCTGCCACAGATTTTCTGCTTTCTTGATGAAGCCAAGAGCGGTCAGGATGTTATCTGCCAGATGCGGGTCGATGGTTTGACCGAGAATTCTTGCGATTCTTGGTTGTCTCAAGCGAATTTCGGCGGGGACGAATTTACCGGGACAAACATCAACCACCGGATGGACAGTTCCGCCTGCGCACTGCTCCAACAACACCGCCGCGCGAAGACAAGCATTGGCCTGCATTTTGTAATCGGCCCCACGCTCAAAACGGTACGATGCATCCGTAGAAAGTTCCAGAGTCTTCGCTGTTCGCCGTACTGACGCCGGCTGAAAATAGGCTGCTTCCAGCAAAACGTTTGTTGTAGATTCTGTCACTTCGGTTTCCATTCCACCCATGACACCACCCACACCGATCACGCGTTCGGCATCTGCGATTGCCAGCATGGAATCGGACAAGGGGCGTTCTTTTCCATCAATCATCAAAAGTTTTTCGTTACGGGCCTTGCGAACACGAATGGTGCCACCCGCAAGCGTATCGAAATCGTAAGCGTGCATCGGTTGGCCCAGCTCCAGCATCACATAATTTGTGATGTCTACTACGTTACTGATGCTGCGAAGGCCGCAAGCTTCCAGCTTTTTTTGCATCCAGGAGGGTGAAGGCCCAACTTTGATTCCCGTAACAATCTGACCGCAGAATCGTGGGCACAGATCGGCGTCTTCAATAAGAATTCGCAAATCCTTACCGCCGCCGGAATAGCGGCCGTCGTTAGTTCGAAAAGGAATGACCTGTGTTTGATGAAGCCCCTTGATGGCAGGTGGCGGAGATCCGAAGATCAATGCAATTTCACGCGCGAGACCATAAACGCTCAAACAGTCGGGACGGTTGACAGTCACTTCAATATCAAGCGTGGTATCTTCTTCGTACGGTTGCTTGCTTTCGAGCTGAAGCCCAACCATCGTGAGCGCTTTCGCGAGAGCATCCGGATCCACGGGAATATCGACTGTTTCTTTCAGCCAGTTGTAACTAACTTTCATGGCATAACAATCCGGAATTGCGAAAGGAAGCGAATGTCGTTTTGGAAAAATAAGCGGATATCGGGAATTCCGTACATTAAGATTGCAATGCGGTCCAGCCCCAGACCAAAAGCGAATCCGGTATATTTCTCTGAATCGTAACCGACATTTTCCAACACGTTTGGATGAACCATTCCTGAACCGAGAATCTCAATCCAGCCGGAGTATTTACAAACAGAGCAGCCTTTGCTTTTGCAAAAAACGCAAGAAACAGAAACATCCGCGCTCGGTTCGGTGAAGGGGAAGAAAGTGGGACGGAAACTAAGTTGCACTTCTGCAGAAAACAATTCCTGCAGGAAATAAAGAAGTGTCCCTTTTAAATCTGCGAACGTAATGTTTTCATCGACTACCAGAGCTTCGACCTGATGAAAAATGGGTGAGTGAGTCGCGTCGATTTCATCCTTGCGATAAACCCGTCCGGGGCAGAGAACGCGAACGGGCGGCGGATACTTCAACATGGTTCTTATCTGCACCGGAGAAGTATGCGTTCGCAGGAGCAAATTTTTGCCGGAATCATCCTGTCGGTTCACAAAAAGTGTATCCTGCGTGTCACGTGCAGGATGGTCGGGTGGGAAATTCAGAGCCGTGAAATTGTAAAAGTCGGTTTCGATTTCCGGTCCTTCTTCAATCGCATATCCCATGGAGCGGAAGATGTTTTCGATTTTCTGCCGCACCAGCGTGATGGGATGAATCCCTCCCAGTTTGGTTTCGGCGCCGGGTAAACTCCAATCAACTACTTCGGGCGGAACGGCATGCGACAGCAGTTCTGTTTTGCGTTCCAACTCCGTTTCCACAAGCTGCTTGAGCTCATTGATTTGACGGCCCGCGTTTTTGCGTTCTTCTGGAGCAACGGATGACAATTCTTTCAGTAACGCAGTAAGGACACCACGCTTCCTGCCAAGATATTCATTCCGGAGCTCCTCCAGAGTCTTTGTGTCGTTGGCCGCTGATAGCTTCTGGTAGAACTGCTGTTGCAGATTGTGGATGTTCATCTCGAGCGGCGGGCACGGAGGCCTGCCCACCAAATTAAGGATTTTTGGCGATTTGTGCGAGGTGGCTAAACGCCGCTGAATCGGTAACCGCCAGATCCGCGAGCATCTTGCGGTTCAAATCAACGCCGGCCTTCTTCAAACCGGCCATGAATCGGCTATAGGACAGGTCGTGTTGACGCGCCGCTGCGTTGATCCGGATGATCCATAAACCACGGAAATCACGCTTTTTGTTACGACGATCTCTGTACGCATATCCCAAACCTTTCTGAACGGCTTCCCGTGCCGCGCGATATAACTTTCCTTTCGTTAATCGATAACCGGAAGCAAGCTTCAGCAGCTTTTTTCTTTTTGCTCTTCTTTTCGTTCCACGTTTTACTCTAGGCATAACTCATTTTCCTTTTTTTTGCGTAGGGGCGACCCTCGTGGTCGCCCGCCAGGGCGGGGACAAGCCCCGCCCCTACGGTGAAATTAGTAGGGCAGCATCTTCTTGATTTTTGGCGCTTCAGCGGGCGAAACAACCGAGCTCTTTCGAAGATGTCGTTTCCGCTTGGGAGACTTCTTCGTCAAAATATGGCCCTTATTAGCGGAAGCTCTTTTAAATTTTCCGGTGCCGGTTTTTTTATATCGTTTAGCGGCGCCGCGATGGGACTTCAATTTCATAACTACTCCTTGCTCTATTTCACAAAGTAGCGCGGGCGTCTCGCCTGCGTCGCAGGCCGGAGGCCTGCGCTACTTTGATTATTTCTTTGCTGAGAAAACGGCAATCATATTATTGCCTTCTTGTTTTGGCATTCTTTCGACTTCAATTAACTCTTTGAGCTCTTCCATGAGCCGCTCCAGAATCCTCTTTCCGATTTCCGGATGAGCCATTTCTCTTCCGCGAAACATGATTGTGGCTTTGACTTTGTGCCCTTCGCCAATAAATCGTTCAATATGTTTTCTTTTAAACAGATAATCGTGTTCATCGGTTTTAGGTCTGAATTTCACTTCTTTAACCTGGACCGTCTTTTGTTTTCTTCTCGCCTGTTGAGCTTTCTTGCTCATCTGGTACAGATACTTGCCCAGGTTCATGATCCTGCAAACAGGAGGTTGAGCCGTTGGGGCTATTTCAACCAGATCCAATTCCTTCTGTCTCGCAAGTATTAACGCATCGCGGACCTGCATGATCCCAACCTGGGAACCATCTTCATCGATGACTCTTACTTCTCTAGCGCGAATCCTTTCGTTTGCTCTTATGTTTGGCTGAATACCAATCCTCCACAGTTTATATATTTAGTCACTTTAGTTTGTATCGACCGCACGGGTTGCAATCATGTGTTGCAATTCGGTGAGGAAGTCCTGCAGCGGACGCGCGCCTTGGTCCCCTCTGGTCCGGTGGCGTACGGATACGTTCTTATTTTCAACTTCTTTATCCCCTAGGATAAACATGTAGGGGACTTTTTGCAATTGGGCATCGCGAATTTTTGCACCAGTTTTTTCTTTTCGTGTATCCAGAAAGACGCGAATCTTATTCCTGAATAATTCCGCAGTAACCTGAGCAGCATAGTCATGATGCCGTTCTGCAATCGGAAGTATAGCAACTTGAACAGGAGCAAGCCAGAGCGGAAATGCGCCTGCAAAATGCTCCACCAGCACTCCGAAGAAGCGTTCAATCGATCCGGTGATCGCTCGATGCAGCATGATCGGACGGTGCGGTTGGCCGTCCGGGCCGATGTATTCCAGTTGAAAGCGCTCGGGCAAATTAAAATCTACCTGAGTTGTGCTGCACTGCCACCAGCGGCCAATCGCATCGCGAACTTTGAAATCGACCTTCGGGCCATAGAACGCGCCGCCTCCCGCATCAATTTCGTAGGAAACATCCCTTCTTTCCAGCGATTCCTGAAGCGCCTGAATTGCTTTGTCCCAGATCTTGGTGTCGCCGACAGCTTTTTCCGGCATGGTCGCAAGATAAGCCTGAATTTGGGTGAATCCCAGTGTGTGCCATAAATCATAAGTGAAATCGAGCAACTGATCGATTTCAGCGGAAAGCTGATCGAAGGTGCAAAACAGATGCGCATCATCTACAGTGAACCCTCGAACACGCATCAATCCGTGAAGAACTCCGGATCGTTCAAACCGGTAGACTGTGCCGAATTCAGCCAGTCGTAATGGCAAATCACGATAACTCCGCAAAGCTGCGCGATAAACTGCAATATGGATCGGACAATTCATGGGTTTCAGCTGGTAATCATCATCTTCCAGTTCCATGGGAGCGAACATGTTCTCACGGAAGTAATCGAGATGCCCACTTGTTCCCCAGTAGCTCAGCCGCGCCACATGCGGGGTGTAAGTAAGCTCGTATCCACGATTGTAGAGTTCATCATAAAGGTATTCTTCCAGCGCCCTGCGAATGCGGGCTCCTTTGGGAAGCCATATGATCAAGCCAGGACCCACTTCGTCATTGATTGTGAATAATTCCAGATCTTTTCCAAGTCTTCGATGATCACGCTTCTTCGCTTCTTCCAGCCGCTGAAGATAATCTTTCAGCTCCTGGTCTGAAAACCAGGCGGTGCCATAGATGCGCTGAAGCATCGGATTCTTTTCGTCACCTTTCCAGTAAGCTCCGGCAGTGTGAAGCAGCTTGAAAGATCCCAATCGTCCGGTGCTGGGAACGTGTGGTCCAAGACAGAGATCGATGAAACCATTTTGACGGTAACAACTCACTATCTCTCCACCTTTTTCTTCGATGAGCTCCGCTTTCATGGGCTCCCCTTTCTCCTGGAAGAAACGGATCGCTTCTTCTTTCGGCATCTCGATTCGTTCAATGGTGTAATTGGCGCCGGTGATCTCCTTCATTTTTGCTTCGATCCTTTCAAGATCTTCGGGTGTGAAAGGGACATCGCGCTTGAAGTCGTAATAGAAACCGTCTTCGATCACTGGACCAATCGCCACCTGTGTCTCCGGAAAGAGCTCACTCACGGCGTGCGCCATTAAGTGCGAGGTGCTGTGCCGAAAAATTTCCAGGGCTTGATCAGTTCCGGGAAGAATGAATTTCAAGTCTCCTGATTCCCTGAGTTGATGGGACAGATCTACAGCAATTCCGTTGAAGGAAGCGGCAATCGCTTTCTTACGCACTTCCGACGGCTGGTCCTGAAGAAGCTCTCGAACCGGAGTTCCGTCGGGGACCTCTTTGGAAGTTCCATCAATACGAATGGTTAAATTAGACATAGTGGTTGCGTCCAGGGGAGGGATTTCACAACGTGAAATGCGTTTTCATGATTCCTGCAAATGAATAGGCACGGGCGGTATCGAACCGCCGACCTCTTCCGTGTCAAGGAAGCGCTCTCCCACTGAGCTACGCGCCTGAAATTTGGGAGCTAAAAGTATAGCAAAATGAGGACCAAAATCAAAACGGGGTGGTCTCTTTATTCGAACTGAACGTTGTCAAACTGTTCGGGGGCATTGGCCTCGATTTTTGCCAGTTCCAATTCACGCGCAACAATGTGTCTTTGATCGGC
This genomic window from bacterium contains:
- a CDS encoding polyprenyl synthetase family protein, with product MELEHYRQLINSYLEKLIPAEDAAPVPIYRAMRYSLFAGGKRLRPALVFLAGETLGADVEELLPAAASVEMIHTYSLIHDDLPSMDNDDFRRGKPTNHRVFGEAIAILAGDALLTAGLEILSNAHYEPETRCRLISLLTRAAGTQGMIGGQVLDILGEAKTLDRVDLEMIHAMKTAALLGYCATAPAVILKKGPEVERAFSQYGEAVGLAFQIVDDILDVEGTTQSLGKTAGKDQHAGKATYPAILGLQESRKLAADLMQAAAAAVANFDRNQYLISFAEYILNRKH
- a CDS encoding exodeoxyribonuclease VII small subunit produces the protein MTETFLPANQEPSSFELALKELEGIVKQLETGEAKLEEALILFERGVKLTRYCSQKLEEAEKKVDMLVKDSQGQYKAIPFEPEK
- the xseA gene encoding exodeoxyribonuclease VII large subunit, producing the protein MQQRPLFGQSSGSSASETASPVRVYSVSELNAEMKLLVEATYPMVWVEGEVSNFTQPSSGHFYFNLKDSKSLLKAVMWKSSHRFLKWQPKNGMKVMVHGRLTVYEPQGCYQIDIVQIVPHGKGDLYAAFEQLKEKLKTEGLFESSRKRPIPMFPKKIGIITSRTGAAIRDILNILNRRFANLHILIFPATVQGEEAAPSIIEGLRALNLSKTIEVIILARGGGSIEDLWPFNEELVARAIAASRIPVISAVGHETDTTISDFVADLRAPTPSAAAELVIGKKSEFAESLQNLSKRMNACLQSRLLYLRNRANVASQHRALAGFPQKIRTQQQMVDDFEGRLRSGLTRYHQIQARRFLSCQQKMSPAQLMHLIQLKRSRLIELFNKMQNGVQRRIHTVHRAIERYDGKLDSLSPLAVLERGYSISSTPEGAILKDAVQTAPGKEIRIRLHRGRLKCEVKEIDHD
- a CDS encoding TIGR00282 family metallophosphoesterase, which produces MNVLLIGDVVGKPGREMIEMFLPSLIQEHGLDFIIANAENIAHGFGVTPDTADQLYRTGVDVLTSGNHIWDKKEILEYISKEGRLLRPANYPASVPGKGFAIVQTKSGQKAGVVNLQGRIFMGPSEDPFAIGMQIVDRIRKETPIIFVDMHGEASSEKQAMGWYLDGKVTAVFGTHTHVPTADQRVLPAGTAYVTDVGMSGPYDSVIGIDKDQIIQKFLDQIPTRFEVAKENPILQAMLVRLDPETGHALSIERITRKGEN
- a CDS encoding cell division protein ZapA, which produces MDTKIQVEIYGQNYQIRAGADPEYIRNIARYVDIKMREIASGTPTVDSLKIAVLAALNITDEFFQLRRQKQDVDREVEQRTEKLNKILESL
- the zapB gene encoding cell division protein ZapB encodes the protein MDFQQLDVLEEKIKKLLSAMKALKSENEHLLRKSEESDKAIHTLKTDMERWSRSAEENNHLQDQISGLKKERDEVKAKIERLISHLEELEAKI
- a CDS encoding VWA domain-containing protein — its product is MKRFLLLLTAFLLPLWVAAQFEVSVTEITVWARVVDSSGNPIKGLTEKDFEVFEDGKQQPLSCFQERDVESGEEAIVLEDEVKVTAKIPARRFVLFLDLFNTSPPEYLRVRDKMGEFLNQIRGTGWEVMLAALTEKGKLGVIAPLTSNLPSIRTLLLKARANGMRDAREKNNLRNIRFMLEKAKEDPQFRDVYVQRAFSMARTYAREEERNSELSIEALESFAAYLLQQRPSEEHTIIVYVSGGFHADPGRRYYEMVQAFLEREEGALSLGTFSDTSFNIRRLVKNSVGKLNKMNMTLYTINTRGMYDGSDNTDASDPAFVRFSNTFLQDYQESLAQIAEETGGAFFQNSQNFKKGFDLILTDLSHQYELCYRSNAEKTSGKYHKIEVRTKREGARVRHRKGYWG
- a CDS encoding PaaI family thioesterase, encoding MKQFLDVPANRYFGFQLISRSAEGARISMEMKQDQLQEEGVLHGGIISAMADTAAVYSFYPDLESTRMMTSIEFKVNFLNAALPGKGALIAESKILKRGKRTGVCEVEVTQAGKLVAKGIFTYLFFERS
- the pheT gene encoding phenylalanine--tRNA ligase subunit beta codes for the protein MKVSYNWLKETVDIPVDPDALAKALTMVGLQLESKQPYEEDTTLDIEVTVNRPDCLSVYGLAREIALIFGSPPPAIKGLHQTQVIPFRTNDGRYSGGGKDLRILIEDADLCPRFCGQIVTGIKVGPSPSWMQKKLEACGLRSISNVVDITNYVMLELGQPMHAYDFDTLAGGTIRVRKARNEKLLMIDGKERPLSDSMLAIADAERVIGVGGVMGGMETEVTESTTNVLLEAAYFQPASVRRTAKTLELSTDASYRFERGADYKMQANACLRAAVLLEQCAGGTVHPVVDVCPGKFVPAEIRLRQPRIARILGQTIDPHLADNILTALGFIKKAENLWQVPSFRVDIFREIDLIEEIARHFGYNNIPSTLPKAEKRYQADHSTFQLERAVNQFLRGAGLEEAYTFSFVNESTEEAIRIINPLSEIAPALRTSLLPGLQESVAYNLRHRNEDVRLFEIGRVFLPETEKIALGIAMLVEHRDLKGIMESMLSALLYGEPTIRDGSIFVEGKNIGRMIQTHSESQPLQLCEIYLSDLIQLPQRRLTYNPLIPYPFVERDVSFLISSDVRFSQLEDVFNRMDVPALRAWKLVDRYQGKNIPSGKVSLSLRFTFQATDRTLTSEEVDRMFDTIVRALSENFAIELR